One genomic window of Cellulophaga sp. Hel_I_12 includes the following:
- a CDS encoding PA2169 family four-helix-bundle protein, whose amino-acid sequence MSTYTETIGKKLNNLLEKTYDAEKGYKKAAEKTENRLLKTFFTNKSQQRYDFGHQLKTEITSFGQKVDKGGSITAAAHRAWIDVKSLFASDDKEAILEEVIRGEKAAIDDYKDVLSETNLPPSTTTLLTQQMNQIQLALSKEKIMEGAL is encoded by the coding sequence ATGAGTACGTATACAGAGACCATAGGAAAAAAACTAAACAACCTATTAGAAAAAACATATGATGCTGAAAAGGGGTATAAAAAAGCAGCAGAAAAAACAGAAAATAGACTGTTAAAAACCTTTTTTACCAATAAGAGTCAACAGCGATATGATTTTGGCCATCAACTGAAAACAGAAATCACAAGTTTTGGTCAGAAAGTAGATAAAGGGGGAAGCATTACAGCGGCTGCACACAGAGCATGGATTGATGTAAAATCACTTTTCGCCTCGGATGATAAAGAAGCCATTTTAGAGGAAGTGATTCGCGGAGAAAAAGCGGCCATTGATGATTATAAAGATGTACTTTCCGAAACAAATTTACCGCCAAGTACAACAACGCTTCTTACACAGCAAATGAATCAAATTCAATTAGCCTTATCTAAAGAAAAAATTATGGAAGGTGCTTTGTAG
- a CDS encoding mechanosensitive ion channel family protein, with the protein MKIQISKAWDKMLMRLDTWLDQFIVNLPNIVIALLVFFIVVLLSKYLSKLTLKVLSKSSLQKSMKNVIAKLISVFVILLGLFLILGILDLSKTLNTILAGAGVAGLAVGLALQGALSNTFSGIVLSYIKQIKFGDWIESNNYEGEVVDIDLRAVTIRQPDNNLVYLPNKLVLENPIKNFSSTSQSRVIMHCGVGYSSDLEFVRNLVKKTIAEKFNSVEGEDNVIFLYKEFGDSSINFETRFWIDSTSALEVAKAKTEAMIYIKKAFDQNDINIPFPIRTLDFPKNFSMPNSSK; encoded by the coding sequence ATGAAAATTCAAATAAGCAAGGCCTGGGATAAAATGTTAATGCGGTTAGATACCTGGTTAGATCAATTCATAGTAAACCTTCCAAATATAGTTATTGCTCTACTTGTCTTTTTTATTGTTGTGCTCCTTTCTAAATACCTAAGTAAACTAACGCTGAAAGTATTAAGTAAAAGTAGCCTTCAAAAATCTATGAAAAATGTAATTGCAAAACTAATTTCAGTGTTTGTAATTCTATTAGGGCTATTTTTAATTCTTGGAATTTTAGATTTAAGTAAAACACTAAATACCATTTTAGCTGGTGCTGGTGTTGCTGGTCTAGCCGTTGGACTAGCACTACAAGGAGCATTGTCAAATACTTTTTCTGGTATAGTTTTATCCTATATAAAACAAATAAAATTTGGAGATTGGATTGAAAGCAATAATTACGAAGGAGAAGTTGTAGACATCGATTTACGAGCGGTGACCATACGTCAACCTGATAATAATTTAGTGTATTTACCCAATAAATTAGTACTTGAAAACCCCATAAAAAACTTTTCGTCTACCTCACAGTCTAGAGTGATCATGCATTGTGGCGTTGGTTATTCTTCAGATTTAGAATTTGTAAGGAATCTGGTAAAAAAGACCATTGCTGAAAAATTTAATTCTGTTGAAGGCGAAGATAATGTGATTTTCCTTTATAAAGAATTTGGAGATAGTAGCATAAATTTTGAAACGCGATTTTGGATAGATTCAACTTCAGCTCTGGAAGTTGCCAAAGCCAAAACCGAAGCTATGATTTATATCAAAAAGGCTTTTGATCAAAATGATATTAATATCCCTTTCCCTATAAGAACTTTAGACTTTCCCAAGAATTTTAGCATGCCAAATTCGAGCAAATAG